The DNA window ATTGACCGAGCGACgcaacgcgacgcgacgcgacgcgacgcaacGCGGATATAAACGACCCGCGAGATCGTGCGACGCTTGCAAACGCAAAAAAGACATGCTAATCACTAGTGTGCGTACGTTTTCCTCGTGTGCACTGAGAAACTGGTGCGCGGCTAGCCGCGGCGCGCGGCTGTCCGAGAACATTCACAGAACCTCACAGGGCTAGCTGCTCGTCTCCGTCGCTGCGCGTTTCCACGAGACGCGAGTGCGACAACTTCAGTAACGATAACATCAACAACGTCGACGAAGGCGGCGATAAAAACTCGCGATGCATCATCCTCCCAAACGTTTCCGCTGTTTCGAAAAACGCGCGGTCCGCCTAACGTCGTTCCGTCTAACCCGCAGGCGTGCGCAACGTCTGTCAATCGTAAACAACAATGATCACAAAAACCCGCGCAACCGTCCGACAGGAAAATGATCCGTCCTCTTGGCAAGAGATCGTCGTTCGCGATCGTTCGGTCGCGAAATCAATGTGCGACACCTTAAAGGCAAAGTCACGGCGCGGATAACCGCGTTCGAAAATTCAAATCCGCCGCGCCGCGTCCCGCCACTACGATCGACAGGTCCGTCGACCTAACCTCAACCGCAGCTGCAGTGTCCGCGACCAGTACCTCGACTGGCGATCGGTATCACCCCCGTATGGGATGTGTAACGCACTGCTCGCGTTAAGAGTCAGGTGAATGAAAGAGTGAGACAATGATAGacagagaaaaggagagagagaaagagagggggcAAAAGCGAGACAGAGAATGACAGGGAATACGAGCGGGCGAAgcgaaagagagggagagagaggatgCTGCTTGGCCCGTGCGAGCAACCTCGTGGACATGCGAGTGCAGACTGATTGGAGCGTGGAGTGTGAGGGTACTTACCCACGAGTCGCGAGatcggcggcggtggcggtggcggagGCGAGGAGGTAGAGGCGTGGAGGCACCGaccggcggcggcggcggcggtggtaaCAGCGTGCGCGTGTATTTTCGCCGCCATGACTGGCGCCACCGTAGTGACTACCGACTACCCGATGGCGCGCACGCGTGACATGCGCAGTCGCGCGCCGCGCAACCACGCGCGACTCTCTTCAGAAGGCTCAATCGCGCACGGAACGCGCAGCCAGCAGCATTCTCGTTGCGTTCGGCTCTTATAACTTTCATGCGTTCCAATTTTGACAGCACTCTGCGACGCGTCAATCGAAGTCATTCTTCATTGATTCATGTTCCTTCGTCATTCATGTTTCTTCTCGTCTTTTGCTTGCTTTCTAGGAACTAAAATGTATAAcacactaaaatatataaaaaaccaATGGAACATGTTACACAATCAtccatatttcatttaaatgtttGGTTCAGATTTTCTCATATATGAACGCGCTGTgcatatatgttacataaaacattaattctttttttcgtaatagaaagcatatctttttattattagattttcgtGAGATCTatgagtattttaaaatttctatatacaaaagaatataCAATTATGGGTTAGATCGAAGAATAGAATTAGATACTACTAAAATGGATACAATTATTGTCTAAAtcttatatttgcaaaaggaatagaaaatagaattaatttcaagatGCATTTTACATCATGTATTGTAgaaatttcgcaaaaaattattttgttctcataaattagattatgtcgagcaatcatttttttaatattttatgcagaGATTTCgaagtaaaaattgatatataagagatattttttacgtgacactgaaaaattatcaaaaacaatcgatttaaaattaattaatgtttaaaatcaatattacaaataaatttttaaaagaattattcaatttatataataatatgtatgtgtttgtaTCTATTAAAGCTTTCCGTATGCAAACTAATATaccgaaaattaattaattgaattattgtcTAATATCTATTACTAACTAGTAAATCCATGTACGGTTTCGGAGTCAGATTTCGAAACTATCTACTGTTTTGTGATATAATTGCCGAAAATCTATCTGCAAACTAACTATAATAACACTTGAGTTAATAATAGCTATTAATTAACATAGGTAAaactattatgtatataaatgttttattactcGTTTCGTATACTAAAAAggtcaaaatttctttctacaCAATTTCGTAGACTGACCGCGTCATCTGGtggaaaattcaaaaattattatttacttattcaactggttataaaaaaataaataatatttaatacatatatacatacacataaaaaaatgaattgttgttaaaaatatgaacacaatacttatatttaataaaagtgttgtagccgtatatatttattaactttcatGACATTccatgtatttaaatttaataaatgcgcaattattaaatttaaatagatggAATGTCATGAaggttaataaatatattaattatcaataattattattaattaataattattaattatttacaatttttatttacaatcccatttcaaaattgtaataatattaaacaaattttttttttttgttatccaTACACAATATTTTCGTCCTAAAAACTATCTAGTCTTAGTCTTTTAGTAATGAAATAGCATTCGTGGTGCTCTCTGTGATCAAAGAACAGAAATACCTTTCtttataatcgataatttatacaaCCATTTTAATccatgataaaattgaaatatcgcaattatcatacataattttttttttttaaatgtataaaattttaaaatattgtttgtgtaacacaaatgtaattttgaaaatgattaaaagatattattaattaatcacctTATCTGTTATCGCCTcatgtaaaacaaataatattcttatacaatatattattacacattatctttttataataagaaaagtgTAAATTTTCGTGCGTGAATGTTTTAACCATATATGTTCAttatctcttatataaaattttttcgtgaTTTATCATTACACGAGAAAGTGATTTTTATAGCTAtccaattattttgtataatcaaaatattgtttctttttcttcgtacaatatattaaatttttacaaaattataaacaggAATATGAAGCAAGCATTGTTGCAACAAAGAagcattaaaatgtaattttatatataataatgtaatgtaaaatcaaccgaaattatatattttatatattaataataataaataataataataaatacattagaatgtaaaattagcaatttatatatatacacacatctacaattatctaatttatctaattacttatattttatttttcaataagtcataatattatttcttcattcttttaaataagtaaaatttttcttatgaattaaattgcagaatatcaaatattatcacaatatttttatacattcaaaagctatttagagaaaaaaagagagagattaatgtagacattatatacatatatatacattattattattatatattaatattattactatttataacaGTATTTTTACTTAGCAAAAGTTTTTAACtacataataatgataaatcatataaaaatatatataaataaattattcttcttttatatatgtggttttctatatcataaatttattaatatgtcacGATTGTTTATCCATACAACTGAGtgaataagtaaaattttaaaaaccttTGAAACTGTAGAGTattccaaaaattttctaatagatataaaacacATACGCGCATTTCtattctgaaaataataattacatttttgtatacaatatttttataccactacttttaagcaaaaattatttaaaaaaatttatcaaaaatgtgaTATGTAGGAGTAATACATAGGATTTGTAAAGTATTGTGCAATTATTTCtaacttttttaaagatttgcaaaaatgcaaaaatctttatggtttcaaaaatacaatatactcttttatgcatttactatacatatttatagatatatatatgtattaattatttataacttttaaataaaaaataaaagaaattaaaagaattatcttaataaagaTGTGTTAATTCCACTGCTGCAACACGTAAGCTGATTTtaagaaggaagagaaatgTCTGTATCATGTATAtctgtacatatgtatacaaaaatgaaacaaaaatagttattagtagcaatttttattatacagaataCTCACTGTTTTTATATTCCTATCTCGAATAACACTAAagtatgtattgtataaaaaaatattttacaaaagttataagagggagggaagggggaAGACATTCTGGTTAGCACATTGAAAACGCTAAATACTGCCCAGATTTATGTCAAGAAAGATTACTTTTGCCATTTTAAACGGTatcatagaatttttttatgtcagttctttttctcattattctcaataaaaaaatatcaaggttttataacttttgtataaaactgtttttatacaatgtaaatactttagttattcaaaataaaaatatctcattttatttaaattatccatTCTATATAGCTCTTAGtctaatatgcatattattagcTATATTGTATAAGAGCTGAATTGTAACAGTGAAGATTGAACAATGCgtcttcattttctttctctgatTCAACATGATTCACTACTATTTGTGTAACATTTTGAGGTAAAAACACTTGTTCTATAAGTACAGTTTCAGTGCTCGGTTCCTCTATTATAGCAAGACTTTCCTCTAATTCTTGTTGAACTAAATCGCTCGACTTTGACATAGTGTTTCTTCTCCGTTTCTCCTTAGGCCGATCCTCATGCACCCTCATGTGTCGTCGTAGATCATATTTCCCGACGAATCCCATATTACAAGTTTCGCATTTAAACGGCTTGTTCTCCGCGTGATTGAACATATGTCTTCTCAATGCCGCGCTAACTGTAAACGCCTTGCCACAAACATTACATACATGGGGTTTCTCACCCGTATGTAAAAGTCCATGATCTCTTAATGTAGCACGTTGATTGAACCTACAATcatgcaaaaaattacattatgttCCCCCTTtcccaattttttaataaaaatttgtatacataCGATACTAAGTAGTTAAGTtacttaaaatgtaataaacatgttattcaaacatattatatgaataatacatttttgttattctatttaaattatactttcagactatttaaattatactgtcagattttcctttataaagaataaattaatgtcaagcttaattatatattttctttaaattatgatttaaatataatttatatcttatcaaTTTGCTTCTctcaaaaaataaaggaaaggaaatttatatattcaacattttaatattataaattcttctttCAAGTTTATATCAAATTGCAAATACTTTTTGCCGCAGACTTCACATGTGTAGCTGCGTGGATTTGAATGTATCCTCGTGTGATTGATCAGATTTCCTCGCTGCGAGAATGATTTGTCACAATACTGGCACTTGAATGGCCTTTCACCAGTATGCACGCGAATATGCGTTTCTAGTGTACGATTGTTGGGAAAGCGCTTGCCACAATATCTGCATGGATACTTAGGTAAGTAAAGGCCTTGGGGATCCAGATGACTGACTAGATGTCGTTTATAATTGCCTTTGTGATTAAACACACGTGGACATTGATCGCAAGAGTAGGGTACGCTATGTGTTTTCATGTGAGACTCCAACTCCGATTTGGCTTTAAAGCGACAACCGCATTTTGAACAACGATGCCGCGGAAAGTCGGAGTGACACATCATATGTCTCTTCAGATATCTTTTCTTGCTGTATCCCTTTTTGCAAATGAAGCAGGAATATGGTTCTCGTCCGGTGTGCGTTTTCACGTGTGCCCGCAACTCCCGATGACTCTCACAATCCTTTTCGCACACCATACAAAAGAACGGACCGTTACTAGAGACATGATTATCGACGGTGTGTAGTAACATGGACGATAATTCTTCGTAGTTCTGCTGACATAATGTACATTGATATTCGATCCCATTTTCTTGTTTCACTTCTTTTATCCGTACAATCGCATCGTTCACACTCCccaatatattatctttagcatcaataaaataatcagaatCAGATTCATCACTGTCTTCTGTTCTTGCGGCTTTTTCAATGTTGGAATTGCTTTTAAGTTGCTTATTTTTGCTCTGTGTCTCATCATCCACACGTTCACTACAGAtgcgtttattttttctagtcATATTAGTTTCCATAGGACTGGAATTGTGTACATTACTTgaaatttcatcttttttttcatttaaaatttccatTGCAAAAGCAAATGTGTTATTgtcattttcaatttcttcttgCTTTTGATCAGATGTTAAAGTGTTTTCCACAAATATTGACTCAGACATCGATTCATTCACAGAATCATGTGGTACATACATTATTGTGATATCCTGCGACGCGagtattttcgaaatttcctCAGGTATATCCGTTTTCACAATATGAGCATCCATGCTTTGATTCTCATTAATTTCttgtagaatattataaaaaagttcatTCAATTgcagattattattttctttattgtcATTTTCAAGTAATTGAGGTATATGAGATTCATTTTGTTCGCTTTTAATTGTCTCATCAATCTTTAGATTCTCCAAAAACTCAGCATTGTGTATAGATGTATCAGTTGATATATTCAATTCTAAGGATTCATCTGTTTGTACAATGCTATCTTCATTGTCTCTGTCATTATCTAATTCATCTTTCTGAAAAAAACCCATAACCCTTACAAAAATCGAGAATATGgaatgttaaaaaatcatattaatatatctcaaatttcttttgtgatataaaatgtttaaaaaagatcgtTACATGTCTTTCAGAGTTATGTTGTCTcagaaagtttatttttgttattcatCAGAAAAAAaccatgttttattatttataatataaatcatttaatatctattattattgtaaaattgttccaattttaattcataaacaCATATGcagaggaagagaagaaaaaaggaaggagaaagcaaaagaggaagaaaagaaagaaggagaagttacaaattaatatttaattattattccctACTTTTATACCTTAGCAGAGACCATTTGATTTTCAAGTATCATCctgaattttttatctgattCTTGTACTTTTAAtctaaagttatataaaacataagtCCGGTAAGCACATTTAGAACAGAGCATGTTGGGCAATCCATCAAACTTGTCAatctgttgaaaaaaaaagtcttatCAATGTGTTGCAAATTTGTGCAGCCATGtaaacattttatcttttcagtAGTCAATTTttgtgaagaaaattaaattttatcaactttCAATCAGAATATGCAAAGAATAGTCacttaatatcttattttatatcaaattatgaattgtaatatcgcgatattaaattttaagctatatttacatttacagaCATCATGTAGTTAGCCACTTTCGTTTTACATCTTATTAGAAGGACTTATAGAGGTTAAGTGcgcacttttttattattcgcgtAATATATTCGACATCGTAAAACTAcgctatattttaaaataaaaactattagatattaaaaacaacCTATTTACCTGAATAGATGTGAGTTCCGCGagtttatatgataaattaactTTGCTGGTAGTTTTGTCATCGTACATCGGCAACATTTTGCCACCTTCCTTCATACAAGCGCggcatttattttcaatgcaaGAACTGATATTCGAACTCATAATTTGACGAGACAATACTATTAAAATGACAATactaataaagtttttttctgaaagtttTCGAAATCCAAATGACAGAAGTGGCGACGATTATCTCGACAAGCTATTAACGcgacatatttaatatcagcAGACTATCAGATTATTAGAGGGAGAGAAATCTGAGACTGTTCGGAAATCTaaccaacaaaataaaatagtgttTGATTGGCCAATCAggacaaaaagaattttgttcctgattggtcaatcaaacgTATCTCTATTCTGTCGAGTAAATTTTCGAACACAACCTTCTATATGCATTAGTCACCTCAAGTctcgcgaaattaattaaagatgtcGCTACTTTGAATAATGATTAGCTTTGATTTATTGCACGTATattcttttgataaatatatatcctgctcaatataataaataataaggcATAAAACAGAGATGtccaaataaatatagttaataagaaaaagtatacaggtatgatataatataacaagtgcatataaaaatagatacgcatataaatatttgcaaaatatcggCTTATTTGTAAGATTTATTGCATCctaacacacatacatttttttgataaatatatatattctgctcaaatataataaacaataagacGCAAAACAGAAATGTCCAAATAAATATAGAGGCAAAGAAAAGTATACCAGgtatgcgataaaataataaattcatataaaaatagacaCGCATGcacatatttgcaaattatattcggCATATTTGTGAATTTCAAAACTCTAATGTATAAAGCAGATTGTAGATTTTAAATGTGTCATATGTTTTTACATGTGTTAcctactatatattttatatttgtgttaattattttttcttatttgcaaacaaatttttattatattaggaaTATGGAAcagtaataattgttttatgtaaAACTCTTGTCACCTTTTCTGATTTCGCAGCTTTTTGATGTACATTGACAAGgtgttgtattaaaatttatagtcaTATGACGCAAAATTCTttctatatcatatatatagaaaaggatatttcatattttcgatttttgatattttctatttcgtaAACTTTAGTTTGCCAATCATGTTTTTCTCGAGAATTAAAAGCTGAATTTAGTTGCTTTCATATCGGTCAGATGATTCGAACGCGCTAATAATGTGTACGCATGCGCAGTTACGTTTGTACTCGTCAAGCTTGAAGAAGCCGCATCGGCCGAAACAATTTATCGTTTCGCGTTTATCGTTTCTCTGTCGTTTTTAGAAGCCGTTGCAAGTGATTTATATACGCGAGCAGTATGATTAGTGCCGAATAAAGCATTGTGTCGTATTAATTAGCACCATTCGAGTGATCGACGCGTTTTCCATCGAAATCGGTGTCATCGCTCATGCTATGAGCGCATACATTACGCTTGCATATTTGGATGCGTTTCGTTTCACGCATTGAACGCATAGAAAATctcctgaaaatctatagttcacgtaacatatattatagatatccaaacgatctatgcgctctatgcgtgaaacggaacgcaacctTTGTCAGTCGCCATGTCTCCCGCGAAACGACACGCGACGCGACATCGAAGAAAAAATGTCTCGTGATTGTCTCTTGCCGCGTTAATTGAAATGATCGTGATTAATTACATTGATTCGTTTGATACTCCAAaagtgttttttaaatttccagaGTACGTaagtattaaagtattaaaaaatagaatagaaataaaatatatatcgtcgtgctattaattttattacgaacTTCATGACTACGCAGTTAATCAGCGAAATTCTCATACGTAGCTAGTAAATAAAAcgtaatgtcaaataaaacGTGATATGATTATTGTAGCTTTAATTATCATTCATCGAAAACGAGCGCATTGtttgatattacatatttcacattttcaaTCATAAATTGCACGTATGAGTAAATATGCGAATGATATGAAGCAATTATCGGAGTTCAGATTATGCCAACTCGCAATTGTGATTAACCGCATTTCTTTTTGTGCGATGTCTTCGCATTTTaaaagtgtatatatttttttgtattttaaatatagatattctcGCACCTCATGgggtattttatattgtttgccAATTGgattacataaaaagaatCCGCTAtagtttatgataattattatgtgattttataagaagaagaatatatccgttttttctctttttattttcaacatttgtTTGCAACTTTTCAACTTGCGCGTAGTATGATAGAGTATCGGGTGTGCTAAATGAAGCAAGCGTCTTTTGTCGTTAATTAGTATGGTTAATTAGTGTGGAATTTCTCTCGATCGGCTAACTAAGTTGTTCGATATTTCTGCATACTTTACGAAGCGACTCTTGCGTAGGAATAAATATTGTGGGAGTGTGTCGTAGTAATAAAGTATCATCGCATTATCAATCCGaataattgctaaaatatttatgttttttattgcaaaatgtttatattctattaaatatatttgtaaatttaaaatattatttatgctttatattgttcagttttttttcttaaatataacaaaaatattatatatatagtatgaaTTAaaccattaaattaatatatatgttaagattattaaatgttaaaatgttaaGGTTATAaagtgttatattttataaaaaaatatgcatgcacacgcatacacacacacacacacacacacatattacgtacaatacgtacatacatatatttaatatatctgtgTGAGTACGtgtatcttatatatgtatatatatatatatatatatataaatatatatataaaaattatattttaataaggaaagaaaaatgtatatgtatgttaactatacatataatatttaattttttttaggagATGctgaaaaaatgcaataaaagcCGTAAAGTGAATATATTATGCAGTAGTTGGTGAGtgaatacttttatatattataaaaatttaattccttaTATCTATTTGCGATGGATATAGAATATTCTATAGAGAAACGTATTAA is part of the Cataglyphis hispanica isolate Lineage 1 chromosome 1, ULB_Chis1_1.0, whole genome shotgun sequence genome and encodes:
- the LOC126852844 gene encoding zinc finger protein 436-like, which encodes MSSNISSCIENKCRACMKEGGKMLPMYDDKTTSKVNLSYKLAELTSIQIDKFDGLPNMLCSKCAYRTYVLYNFRLKVQESDKKFRMILENQMVSAKKDELDNDRDNEDSIVQTDESLELNISTDTSIHNAEFLENLKIDETIKSEQNESHIPQLLENDNKENNNLQLNELFYNILQEINENQSMDAHIVKTDIPEEISKILASQDITIMYVPHDSVNESMSESIFVENTLTSDQKQEEIENDNNTFAFAMEILNEKKDEISSNVHNSSPMETNMTRKNKRICSERVDDETQSKNKQLKSNSNIEKAARTEDSDESDSDYFIDAKDNILGSVNDAIVRIKEVKQENGIEYQCTLCQQNYEELSSMLLHTVDNHVSSNGPFFCMVCEKDCESHRELRAHVKTHTGREPYSCFICKKGYSKKRYLKRHMMCHSDFPRHRCSKCGCRFKAKSELESHMKTHSVPYSCDQCPRVFNHKGNYKRHLVSHLDPQGLYLPKYPCRYCGKRFPNNRTLETHIRVHTGERPFKCQYCDKSFSQRGNLINHTRIHSNPRSYTCEVCGKKFNQRATLRDHGLLHTGEKPHVCNVCGKAFTVSAALRRHMFNHAENKPFKCETCNMGFVGKYDLRRHMRVHEDRPKEKRRRNTMSKSSDLVQQELEESLAIIEEPSTETVLIEQVFLPQNVTQIVVNHVESEKENEDALFNLHCYNSALIQYS